A genome region from Sphingobium sp. CR2-8 includes the following:
- the rnc gene encoding ribonuclease III, protein MSKPDTASWLKALIGRAPENPARFEQALTHGSAKAVNYERLEFLGDRILGLLVAEWLFERFTDEPEGKLSRRFNALVSGETCAEVARTAGVPTYLVLGKQARDDGAADSDNVLGDVMEALIGALYLEGGLDEARTLVRRLWNDRVDTQTSAPRHPKSYLQEWAAANKRKPPEYILTDRSGPHHALRFTVTVSIKGAGEAVATGGSKQEAETAAAKALLEKLAG, encoded by the coding sequence TTGAGCAAACCCGATACCGCATCCTGGTTGAAGGCCCTGATCGGCCGGGCACCTGAAAATCCGGCCCGCTTCGAACAGGCGCTGACCCATGGCAGCGCCAAGGCGGTCAATTATGAGCGGCTGGAATTTCTGGGCGACCGTATCCTGGGCCTGCTGGTTGCCGAATGGCTGTTCGAACGCTTCACCGACGAACCCGAAGGCAAGCTGTCCCGCCGCTTCAACGCGCTGGTGTCGGGCGAAACCTGCGCCGAAGTGGCGCGCACCGCCGGCGTCCCCACCTACCTCGTACTGGGGAAACAAGCACGCGACGACGGCGCGGCCGACAGCGACAATGTGCTGGGCGACGTCATGGAGGCGCTGATCGGCGCGCTCTATCTGGAGGGCGGCCTTGACGAAGCCCGGACGCTCGTCCGTCGCCTCTGGAACGACCGGGTCGACACCCAGACCAGTGCCCCGCGCCATCCCAAATCCTACCTCCAGGAATGGGCCGCCGCCAACAAGCGCAAGCCCCCAGAATATATCCTGACCGACCGATCCGGCCCGCACCACGCTTTGCGATTTACCGTGACGGTGTCGATCAAGGGCGCAGGCGAAGCGGTCGCGACGGGCGGATCGAAGCAGGAAGCGGAGACGGCGGCTGCCAAGGCGCTGCTGGAGAAGCTGGCGGGTTGA
- the lepB gene encoding signal peptidase I translates to MTAKSETRDFIWFLAKLGLFVFILRSFIISPFNIPSESMQPRLLIGDYLLVAKWPYGYSRYSLPFSIPLIPGRILASTPQRGDVVVFKAPPNQKNDYIKRVIGLPGDMIGVRGGTVYLNGQAIPKQKVADLVIPVTPNMVEAAAREGAASPCYRPDFEQAAPGGGKQCRYPQFRETLPGGKSYNVLDLLPDGAADDRDTVLVPQGHLFMMGDNRDRSADSRFPAVEGGGIGLVPEENLVGKAMISVFSTDGSANWLLPWTWFTAARWSRIGEGF, encoded by the coding sequence ATGACTGCCAAATCGGAAACGCGGGACTTCATCTGGTTTCTCGCCAAGCTCGGGCTGTTCGTCTTCATCCTGCGCAGCTTCATCATATCACCGTTCAACATCCCGTCGGAATCGATGCAGCCGCGCCTGCTGATCGGCGACTATCTGCTGGTCGCCAAATGGCCCTATGGCTATTCGCGCTATTCGCTGCCCTTCTCGATTCCTTTGATCCCCGGCCGCATCCTGGCGTCCACGCCCCAGCGCGGCGACGTGGTGGTGTTCAAGGCGCCACCGAACCAGAAGAACGACTATATCAAGCGCGTCATCGGCCTGCCCGGCGACATGATCGGCGTGCGTGGCGGGACCGTCTATCTGAACGGCCAGGCCATCCCCAAGCAGAAGGTCGCCGACCTCGTCATCCCGGTGACGCCGAACATGGTCGAAGCGGCCGCCCGGGAAGGCGCGGCATCCCCCTGCTACCGCCCCGATTTCGAGCAGGCTGCACCGGGCGGCGGCAAGCAATGCCGCTATCCCCAGTTCCGCGAAACGCTACCCGGCGGCAAAAGCTATAACGTGCTCGACCTGCTGCCCGACGGCGCAGCCGACGACCGCGACACGGTGCTGGTGCCGCAGGGGCATCTGTTCATGATGGGCGACAATCGCGATCGCAGCGCCGACAGCCGCTTTCCCGCGGTGGAAGGCGGCGGCATCGGCCTCGTCCCCGAAGAAAATCTGGTGGGCAAGGCGATGATCTCGGTCTTCTCGACCGACGGCAGCGCCAACTGGCTGCTGCCTTGGACCTGGTTCACGGCTGCACGCTGGAGCCGTATCGGGGAAGGCTTTTGA
- the gor gene encoding glutathione-disulfide reductase gives MSDYDFDLFVIGAGSGGVRASRVAAAHGAKVAVAEEYRVGGTCVIRGCVPKKLLIYGAHFAEDLKDARRFGWNVPDCGFEWTTLRDNVLADVDRLEGLYTNTLNSHKVEVIPERATITGPHGIKLASGREVTAKVILVATGAWPVVPEVEGAEHGITSNEVFHLDACPSRIVIIGGGYIANEFAGIFHQFGSHVTMVNRGSDLLRGYDEQIRDRLLQISMTKGINFRFNAKMEKIERNEDGTLCIRFEEGDPVAADIVLFATGRKPLTEGLGLEHAGVELTDKGAIKVDEYSQTSCESIYAVGDVTDRLQLTPVAIREGHAFADTVFGNNRRKVDYGCVPSAVFSHPPLAGVGLTEAQAKNKFGTVKVYTSDFRPMKNVLAGRNERALYKMIVDATTDKVIGLHMIGPDAPEILQAAAIAVKAGLTKQDFDDTVALHPSMAEELVLLK, from the coding sequence ATGAGCGACTATGATTTCGACCTTTTCGTCATCGGGGCGGGATCGGGCGGTGTGCGGGCGTCGCGGGTGGCGGCGGCGCATGGCGCGAAGGTTGCGGTGGCCGAGGAATATCGCGTCGGCGGCACCTGCGTCATTCGTGGCTGCGTGCCCAAAAAACTGCTGATCTATGGCGCGCATTTTGCCGAGGATCTGAAGGACGCGCGTCGCTTTGGTTGGAACGTACCGGACTGCGGGTTCGAATGGACGACGCTGCGCGACAATGTGCTGGCCGATGTCGATCGGCTGGAGGGACTGTATACCAATACGCTCAATAGCCATAAAGTCGAGGTCATTCCCGAGCGCGCGACCATCACCGGGCCGCATGGCATAAAGCTGGCGAGCGGGCGCGAGGTGACGGCGAAGGTGATCCTGGTCGCCACCGGCGCCTGGCCGGTCGTTCCCGAAGTCGAGGGCGCCGAACATGGCATCACCTCCAACGAAGTGTTCCATCTGGACGCGTGTCCGAGCAGGATCGTGATTATCGGCGGCGGCTATATCGCCAATGAGTTTGCGGGCATCTTCCACCAGTTCGGCAGCCATGTGACGATGGTCAATCGCGGCAGCGACCTGCTGCGCGGTTATGACGAGCAGATCCGCGACCGGCTGCTCCAGATTTCCATGACCAAGGGGATCAATTTCCGCTTCAATGCGAAGATGGAGAAGATCGAGAGGAACGAGGATGGCACATTGTGCATCCGTTTCGAGGAAGGCGATCCGGTTGCGGCCGACATCGTGCTGTTCGCGACGGGGCGCAAGCCGCTGACCGAGGGGCTTGGGCTGGAGCATGCCGGGGTCGAACTGACGGACAAGGGTGCGATCAAGGTCGATGAGTATAGCCAGACCAGTTGCGAAAGCATCTATGCGGTGGGCGATGTCACCGACCGGCTGCAACTGACCCCGGTCGCCATTCGGGAGGGGCATGCCTTTGCCGATACCGTGTTCGGGAACAACCGGCGCAAGGTCGATTATGGATGCGTGCCGTCCGCCGTGTTCAGCCATCCGCCGCTGGCGGGGGTCGGCTTGACCGAGGCGCAGGCGAAGAACAAGTTCGGGACGGTGAAGGTCTATACGTCCGACTTCCGGCCGATGAAGAATGTGCTGGCCGGGCGGAACGAGCGGGCGCTCTACAAGATGATCGTGGATGCGACGACGGACAAGGTGATCGGGCTGCACATGATCGGACCGGACGCGCCGGAGATATTGCAGGCGGCCGCGATCGCGGTGAAGGCGGGGCTGACCAAGCAGGATTTCGACGACACCGTCGCGCTGCATCCGAGCATGGCGGAAGAACTGGTGCTGCTGAAGTAA
- a CDS encoding 2OG-Fe dioxygenase family protein yields the protein MRDTDSLSPIDYALLKDGYARLPGATLFDRLNIAQPDWDSLAASWNDLGPDLYMADGGRYRRRRHAAFALEQGRFTRKPHQPHYQSRDYNVLNGDVQRWFDPVEDATVANPALQSIFAFCADSFDPAGAGGWHVEMHQFRIEAKANETGQPTPEGMHRDGVDHVLVMLIERRNVREGVTRIGAPDGTALGEFTLTTPGDTMLIDDHRILHGVTEIHPVDPAQPAWRDALVVTFVADR from the coding sequence ATGCGCGACACGGACAGCCTATCCCCGATTGACTACGCCCTGCTGAAGGATGGCTATGCCCGCCTGCCCGGCGCGACGCTGTTCGACCGGCTGAACATCGCCCAACCGGACTGGGACAGCCTGGCCGCAAGCTGGAACGATCTTGGCCCCGACCTCTACATGGCCGATGGGGGCCGCTACCGCCGCCGCCGCCACGCCGCCTTCGCGCTCGAACAGGGCCGCTTCACCCGCAAGCCGCACCAGCCCCACTATCAGAGCCGGGACTATAATGTCCTGAACGGCGACGTGCAGCGCTGGTTCGATCCGGTGGAGGACGCCACCGTCGCCAACCCGGCACTCCAGTCGATCTTCGCCTTCTGCGCCGACAGCTTCGATCCCGCCGGTGCGGGCGGCTGGCATGTCGAAATGCACCAGTTCCGGATCGAGGCGAAGGCGAACGAGACCGGCCAGCCGACGCCCGAAGGGATGCATCGCGACGGCGTCGACCATGTGCTCGTGATGCTGATCGAACGGCGCAACGTCCGCGAAGGCGTCACCCGCATCGGCGCGCCCGACGGCACAGCTTTGGGCGAGTTCACCCTGACCACGCCCGGCGACACGATGTTGATAGACGACCACCGCATCCTGCACGGCGTCACCGAAATCCACCCCGTCGATCCGGCCCAACCCGCCTGGCGCGACGCGCTGGTGGTGACGTTCGTAGCCGATCGCTAA
- a CDS encoding SDR family NAD(P)-dependent oxidoreductase: protein MDLKLEGKSAIVTGSTAGIGLAIAKRLAQEGVAVTITGRAQAKLDAAAAEIGHPVNAVLADPATAEGAAALIAAVPATDILVNNLGIYEAKDFADISDEDWHRLFEVNVVSGARLSRHYFPNMLEKNWGRVLFIASESGLLPPAEMIHYGMTKSAQLSISRGLAEHTRGTGVTVNSVLPGPTRSEGIVDFIRSVVDNKDASEAEREAEFFTKLRPLSLIKRLIEADEVGAMVAYLASPLAAATNGAAVRVEGGMVPTIA, encoded by the coding sequence ATGGACCTGAAGCTTGAAGGCAAGAGCGCCATCGTCACCGGATCGACCGCCGGCATCGGCCTCGCCATCGCCAAACGCCTGGCGCAGGAAGGCGTCGCCGTCACCATAACCGGGCGAGCCCAAGCCAAGCTGGACGCTGCCGCCGCCGAGATCGGCCACCCCGTCAACGCCGTCCTCGCCGACCCCGCCACGGCCGAAGGCGCCGCCGCCCTGATCGCCGCCGTCCCTGCCACCGATATCCTCGTCAACAATCTGGGCATCTATGAAGCGAAGGATTTCGCCGACATCAGCGACGAAGACTGGCATCGCTTGTTCGAAGTCAATGTCGTCAGCGGCGCGCGCCTTTCCCGTCATTACTTCCCCAACATGCTGGAGAAGAACTGGGGCCGCGTCCTCTTCATCGCCAGCGAAAGCGGCCTGCTCCCGCCCGCCGAGATGATCCATTACGGCATGACCAAATCGGCCCAGCTATCCATCTCGCGCGGCCTGGCCGAACATACGCGCGGCACCGGCGTGACCGTCAACAGCGTCCTGCCCGGCCCGACCCGTTCGGAAGGGATCGTCGATTTCATTCGCTCGGTCGTGGACAACAAGGACGCCTCGGAAGCCGAGCGCGAAGCCGAATTCTTCACCAAGCTTCGCCCCCTCTCGCTCATCAAGCGCTTGATCGAAGCAGACGAAGTCGGCGCCATGGTCGCCTATCTCGCCAGCCCCTTGGCAGCCGCCACCAATGGCGCGGCGGTCCGGGTGGAAGGCGGCATGGTGCCGACGATCGCTTAA
- a CDS encoding LysR family transcriptional regulator: MDNRFGDVENFLMVAGEGSFAAAAKMLRLTPSAVSRSIARLEQRLGVTLVRRTTRALALTREGQVYHDKMIAILGDMFDAENSLRSEGQGPRGLLRINASPSFGIECLIPILPRFGELYPAVTVDLTLTDAIVDLVEERADIAIRIGPLRDTRLRAKKLGHSRMVLVASPAYLARRGTPATPDDLDGHDCLRFSFRRSVDSWPFLVEGKQVQRPVQGRFFGNSGEVVRQMAIAGGGIARHGRFHVASDLREGRLVEVLRDYDAGDGEDIHALYAAEDRGAARVRAFLDFLDEALVVEG, encoded by the coding sequence ATGGATAACCGGTTCGGAGACGTCGAAAATTTCCTGATGGTGGCGGGCGAAGGCAGTTTTGCCGCTGCTGCCAAGATGCTGCGGCTGACGCCGTCCGCCGTCAGCCGGTCGATCGCGCGGCTGGAGCAGCGGCTGGGCGTCACGCTCGTGCGGCGGACCACCCGCGCGCTGGCGCTGACGCGGGAGGGGCAGGTCTATCACGACAAGATGATCGCGATATTGGGCGACATGTTCGATGCGGAGAACAGCCTGCGGAGCGAGGGGCAGGGGCCGCGAGGGTTGCTGCGCATCAATGCCTCGCCCTCCTTCGGGATCGAATGCCTGATCCCGATCCTGCCGCGCTTTGGCGAACTCTATCCCGCGGTGACGGTGGACCTGACGCTGACCGACGCGATCGTGGATCTGGTCGAGGAGCGGGCGGATATCGCGATCCGCATCGGGCCTTTGCGGGATACCCGATTGCGGGCCAAGAAGCTGGGGCATAGCCGCATGGTGCTGGTCGCCAGCCCCGCCTATCTGGCGCGGCGGGGGACGCCCGCGACGCCGGACGATCTGGATGGGCATGATTGCCTGCGGTTCAGTTTCCGCCGGTCGGTGGATAGCTGGCCGTTCCTGGTAGAGGGCAAGCAAGTGCAGCGGCCGGTGCAGGGGCGCTTCTTCGGCAATTCGGGCGAAGTGGTGCGGCAGATGGCGATCGCCGGTGGCGGCATCGCGCGGCATGGGCGCTTTCATGTGGCGAGCGATCTGCGCGAAGGGCGTTTGGTCGAGGTGCTGCGCGATTATGATGCGGGGGACGGGGAGGATATCCACGCGCTTTACGCGGCAGAGGATCGGGGTGCGGCAAGGGTGCGCGCGTTTCTGGACTTTCTGGACGAGGCGTTGGTGGTGGAGGGGTGA
- a CDS encoding ribbon-helix-helix domain-containing protein, whose protein sequence is MRQLMGLNPIGKELAMRSTQQFIVTLPNDMAADVRAKVESGAYASESEVIRDGLRALQARDRAVEAWLGNVALPAYDACRADPARGVSIDDVTAGLTARG, encoded by the coding sequence ATGCGGCAACTGATGGGATTGAATCCTATCGGAAAGGAGCTTGCCATGCGGTCCACTCAGCAATTTATCGTGACATTGCCCAACGATATGGCAGCCGATGTCCGGGCCAAGGTTGAGTCCGGCGCTTACGCCAGCGAAAGCGAGGTCATTCGCGATGGACTGCGCGCGCTGCAAGCACGCGATCGCGCTGTCGAGGCGTGGCTTGGTAATGTCGCTTTGCCTGCCTACGACGCCTGTCGCGCCGATCCGGCGCGGGGCGTGTCGATTGACGATGTCACGGCCGGATTGACAGCGCGGGGCTGA
- a CDS encoding helix-turn-helix domain-containing protein — protein MARGNRIFAGPRLRQLRLDHRMDQATMAQALGISVSYLSQMENDDRPLTAKVKAALASAFPTDWASFDSREEEQLLGAFTYALGHPELPGTQMEPERIEKLHLQFPEFAARYVDLYNAHMRANERINMIEEAIANDHEVQARLPWEAARDWFHEAGNYVHSLDCLAEDMAESFTAGQTLDEGMLVEALARRHGIETLIADTPDSALRSYTSSTKKLFVNAALPTESRKFMLAHQLMMLEGQAVIADVVNKAALPVPGADRLLAIGLGNYAAGALLMPYAAFREAARAMRHDIDRLARTFGVSFEQACHRLSTLQRPGLRGIPFFFCRVDMAGNITKRHSATRLQFARFGGACPLWNVHEAVAVPDRINVQLGETPDGVRYVSMAKGLVKPSGSYKRTPRRFAVVLGCEIAHAANFVYADGLHLAEEGAATPIGITCRLCPRQSCDQRAFPPADRPIHVDPDNRQIVPYWIG, from the coding sequence ATGGCACGCGGCAACCGTATCTTCGCAGGTCCACGCCTGCGCCAACTGCGTCTGGACCATCGCATGGACCAGGCGACGATGGCGCAGGCGCTGGGCATATCCGTATCCTATCTGTCCCAAATGGAAAATGACGATCGCCCCCTGACCGCCAAGGTCAAGGCCGCGCTCGCCAGCGCCTTTCCCACCGACTGGGCCAGTTTCGACAGTCGGGAGGAGGAGCAGCTTCTGGGCGCCTTCACCTATGCGCTGGGCCATCCCGAACTGCCCGGCACGCAGATGGAGCCGGAGCGGATCGAGAAGCTGCACCTGCAATTCCCCGAATTTGCGGCTCGCTATGTCGACCTCTACAACGCCCATATGCGCGCCAACGAACGCATCAACATGATCGAGGAGGCGATCGCCAACGACCATGAGGTGCAGGCCCGGCTGCCGTGGGAGGCCGCGCGCGACTGGTTTCACGAAGCGGGCAATTATGTCCACAGCCTCGACTGCCTGGCCGAAGACATGGCCGAAAGCTTCACCGCCGGTCAGACTTTGGACGAAGGCATGTTGGTGGAGGCACTGGCCCGCCGCCACGGCATCGAAACGCTGATCGCCGACACCCCCGACAGCGCACTGCGATCCTACACCAGCAGTACGAAGAAACTGTTCGTCAACGCCGCGCTGCCGACCGAAAGCCGCAAGTTCATGCTCGCCCACCAGCTCATGATGCTGGAGGGGCAGGCGGTCATCGCCGACGTGGTGAACAAGGCCGCCCTGCCCGTCCCCGGTGCGGACCGGCTGCTGGCGATCGGCCTGGGCAATTATGCCGCGGGCGCGCTGCTGATGCCCTACGCCGCCTTCCGCGAAGCCGCCCGTGCGATGCGGCACGATATCGACCGGCTCGCCCGCACCTTCGGCGTCAGCTTCGAACAGGCCTGCCACCGCCTCTCCACGCTCCAGCGACCCGGCCTGCGCGGCATCCCCTTCTTCTTCTGCCGGGTCGACATGGCGGGCAACATTACCAAACGCCACAGCGCCACCCGCCTGCAATTTGCCCGCTTCGGCGGCGCGTGCCCCTTATGGAACGTCCACGAAGCCGTCGCCGTACCCGACCGCATCAACGTCCAACTGGGCGAAACGCCCGACGGCGTCCGCTACGTCTCCATGGCGAAAGGGCTGGTGAAACCCTCGGGCAGCTATAAACGCACCCCGCGTCGTTTCGCCGTGGTGCTGGGCTGCGAAATCGCCCACGCCGCTAACTTCGTCTACGCCGATGGCCTGCATCTGGCGGAAGAGGGTGCAGCCACCCCCATCGGCATCACCTGCCGCCTATGCCCCCGCCAAAGCTGCGACCAACGCGCCTTTCCGCCAGCGGATCGGCCGATCCATGTCGACCCGGATAACAGGCAGATCGTGCCTTACTGGATCGGGTGA
- a CDS encoding acyl-CoA carboxylase subunit beta: MSKLAIIEQLESKREGARMGGGERRIDAQHAKGKLTARERLDVLLDEDSFEELDMYVEHNCVDFGMDEAHIPGDGVVTGSGTINGRLVFVFSQDFTVYGGAVSERHAMKICKIMDMALKVGAPVIGLNDSGGARIQEGVASLAGYAEIFQRNVLASGVVPQISVIMGPCAGGAVYSPAMTDFIFMVKDSSFMFVTGPDVVKTVTNEVVTQEELGGAVTHTTKSGVADVAFENDIEALLATRDFVDFLPASNKEPVPERPTADAWDRIEPSLDTLIPANANQPYDMHELIRKVVDEGDFFEVQPAHAGNILCGFGRIEGKTVGIVANQPMVLAGVLDINSSKKAGRFVRFCDAFEIPIVTFVDVPGFLPGTAQEHSGIIKHGAKLLFAYGEATVPKITVITRKAYGGAYDVMSSKHLRGDLNYAWPTAEIAVMGAKGAVEIIFRGKTADEIAEKTKEYEDRFANPFVAASKGFIDEVIQPHSTRKRIALGLRKLRNKSVENPWKKHDNIPL; encoded by the coding sequence ATGTCGAAACTCGCCATCATCGAACAGTTGGAATCCAAGCGCGAAGGTGCGCGCATGGGCGGCGGCGAGCGGCGCATCGACGCGCAGCACGCCAAGGGCAAGCTGACCGCGCGCGAGCGGCTGGACGTGCTGCTGGACGAAGACAGCTTTGAAGAGCTGGACATGTATGTCGAGCATAATTGCGTCGATTTCGGCATGGACGAAGCGCATATTCCAGGCGACGGCGTCGTCACCGGATCGGGCACGATCAACGGTCGGCTGGTGTTCGTGTTCAGCCAGGATTTCACCGTCTATGGCGGCGCGGTGTCCGAACGGCACGCGATGAAGATCTGCAAGATCATGGACATGGCGCTGAAAGTGGGTGCGCCGGTGATCGGCCTGAATGACAGTGGCGGCGCGCGCATCCAGGAGGGCGTGGCGTCGCTGGCGGGCTATGCGGAGATTTTCCAACGCAACGTGCTGGCGTCGGGCGTGGTGCCGCAGATCAGCGTCATCATGGGGCCGTGCGCAGGCGGGGCGGTCTATTCGCCCGCGATGACCGACTTCATCTTCATGGTGAAGGACAGCAGCTTCATGTTCGTGACCGGACCGGATGTGGTCAAGACGGTGACGAACGAGGTCGTGACGCAGGAAGAGTTGGGCGGCGCGGTGACGCATACGACCAAGTCGGGCGTGGCGGATGTGGCGTTCGAGAATGATATCGAGGCGCTGCTGGCGACGCGCGATTTCGTGGATTTCCTGCCCGCGTCCAACAAGGAGCCGGTGCCCGAGCGGCCGACTGCCGATGCGTGGGACAGGATCGAACCGAGCCTGGACACGTTGATCCCGGCCAACGCCAACCAGCCCTACGACATGCACGAACTTATCCGCAAGGTGGTGGACGAGGGCGACTTTTTCGAGGTGCAGCCCGCCCATGCGGGGAATATCCTGTGCGGCTTCGGACGGATCGAGGGCAAGACGGTGGGCATCGTCGCGAACCAGCCGATGGTACTGGCGGGCGTGCTGGACATTAACTCATCGAAGAAGGCGGGCCGCTTCGTGCGCTTCTGCGACGCGTTCGAGATACCGATCGTGACCTTCGTGGACGTGCCGGGCTTCCTGCCGGGGACGGCGCAGGAGCATAGCGGGATCATCAAACACGGCGCAAAGCTGCTGTTCGCCTATGGCGAGGCGACAGTGCCCAAGATCACCGTCATCACGCGCAAAGCCTATGGCGGGGCCTATGACGTGATGAGTTCCAAGCATCTGCGCGGCGATCTGAACTATGCCTGGCCGACTGCGGAAATCGCGGTGATGGGCGCGAAGGGTGCGGTGGAGATCATCTTCCGCGGCAAGACGGCCGACGAGATTGCCGAAAAGACGAAGGAATATGAGGACCGCTTCGCCAACCCCTTCGTCGCGGCAAGCAAGGGCTTCATCGACGAGGTGATCCAGCCGCATTCGACGCGGAAGCGGATCGCGCTGGGCCTGCGCAAGCTGCGCAACAAGAGCGTCGAGAACCCGTGGAAGAAGCATGACAATATTCCGCTGTGA
- the mce gene encoding methylmalonyl-CoA epimerase — translation MKLGRLNHIGVATPSLEQSIAYYRDVMGATIAHEPFDLPAQGVKVCFVDTPGENGTNGTQIELIEPLGADSPIHGFIAKNPAGGQHHMCYEVADIHEAKAWFEARGARVLGEPRIGAHGTPIFFVHPKDMNGVLTEIMETPKEAH, via the coding sequence ATGAAACTCGGTCGTCTCAACCATATCGGCGTCGCCACGCCGTCGCTGGAACAGAGCATCGCCTATTATCGCGATGTCATGGGCGCGACGATTGCGCATGAACCGTTCGATCTGCCCGCGCAGGGGGTGAAGGTGTGCTTTGTCGATACGCCGGGTGAAAATGGCACCAATGGCACGCAGATCGAACTGATTGAGCCGCTGGGGGCGGACAGCCCGATCCACGGCTTCATCGCCAAGAACCCGGCCGGGGGGCAGCATCATATGTGCTATGAAGTGGCCGATATTCACGAGGCGAAGGCCTGGTTCGAGGCACGGGGCGCGCGGGTGCTGGGCGAGCCGCGGATCGGGGCGCATGGGACGCCGATCTTCTTCGTGCATCCCAAGGATATGAATGGCGTGCTGACCGAGATCATGGAGACGCCCAAGGAGGCGCATTGA